DNA sequence from the Chryseobacterium indicum genome:
GGGTTCAATATATAATTTTTCTCTGTCCCAATTTCCGCCGAAATAAATTTTATCTTTATTAATCATTTTAATCAGCCTGTCAAAATTCCTTTCGTTGATAATTCTGGTATAGTGATCGGAATCAGGCAGATAATTGAATTCTTTAATGTACTTTCTCAGCAGTTCCAGAAACTGTTCCTGAATAGATTCTTCAACTAAAAGATAATCAGGAGCAACGCAGGTCTGTCCGGCATTAAGGAATTTTCCCCAGACAATTCTTTTAGCGGCAACTTCAAAATCGGCATCTTTGGTAATAATGGCAGGCGATTTTCCACCCAGTTCAAGCGTTACAGGCGTTAAATTTTCTGCAGCAGCCTGATAAACAATCTTCCCGACTTTCGTACTTCCGGTAAAAAATATTTTATCAAATTTTTGTTTTAAAATTACCGTTGTTTCATCAACGCCGCCTTCATAAACATACAAATATTCTGGAGGAAAATTTGTATTGATGATTTCTGCCATGATTTTCATGGTGTTTTCAGCAATTTCGCTGGGTTTCAGAATACAGCAGTTTCCGGCTGCCAAAGCGGCAACAACAGGAGAAATGGATAGCTGATAAGGATAATTCCACGCTCCGATTACCAGTACATTTCCTAAGGGTTCGGATAAAATTCTGCTTGTCCCGATCTGGTTAACAAGATTGGTACTTACTTTTTTAGGTTTGGAAAGCGATTTTAGGTTCTTCAGATAAAAATCAATATCATTCAGAATAAAGGAAATCTCTGTAGTAAATGTATCAAATGCAGATTTTCCAAAATCTTTGTGAATAGCTTCGTACAGGAGATTTTCGTTTTTAATAATCAGATCTTTGAGTTTTTCAAGATACATCTTTCGAAACTTGATGTTTTTCGTCTGCTGTGTTTTGAAAAAGTCTTTCTGCTTCGCTACAATTTCCTGAATTTCCATAAAACAAAATTTTCTGAATTATAGCAAATTTTTTGCCTAAATACGGTTTAAATTTTATTAACCGCAAAAATCACAAAATATCAGCAGAAATTTTCTTTAAGGTTGGTTGGTTTAATGGAAAAGCTTACGGTAACTTTAGAAAAAACTGAGATTTTTATTGTTTTGATAATTTTCAATATTCTGATCATTGCTGTATGATTTTCTTTTTCGACTTTTGTTGCTCATCCTTTACATAATATTTCTCACGGCAATTTTCACCGGATGATACAGTAAAATAATCACTGCGGTAATTAAAGCGAGCCAGAACAATCCTGTAAAAATCTCCATATTGGAAAGCAGAATTGCCTGTGAATTTATTTTTGACTTAAAAATTCCGGCAGTGACAGACAAAGAGTCATTAACCGGAAGTTTCGAAATGGTATTTCCAAAAATCTGGTTCCATTGTGAAGCGAAAATCGGGTTTGTGCTTACAAATTCTGAACTTAAAGAATCGGAATGTTTTAACGTTAAAAATAGCATCAGATTCTGCATCAACGCATAACCGATTGCCGTTGTCCAGAATCTTGTGGCAGTTCCTACTGCGGTCGCATTGGAAACGTACTGTTCCGGCATTCCTGCAACTAAAAAGAATACAAGCGGAGTAAAAAGTAAGCCTTGTCCGACTCCCTGAAGAAACAAGGGCGGACAAATCGTCTGAAGTGTTGTATCCGGATAAAAAGTGTAGGTAAACCATGCGCTGTCTATGGCTAAAAT
Encoded proteins:
- a CDS encoding aldehyde dehydrogenase, with product MEIQEIVAKQKDFFKTQQTKNIKFRKMYLEKLKDLIIKNENLLYEAIHKDFGKSAFDTFTTEISFILNDIDFYLKNLKSLSKPKKVSTNLVNQIGTSRILSEPLGNVLVIGAWNYPYQLSISPVVAALAAGNCCILKPSEIAENTMKIMAEIINTNFPPEYLYVYEGGVDETTVILKQKFDKIFFTGSTKVGKIVYQAAAENLTPVTLELGGKSPAIITKDADFEVAAKRIVWGKFLNAGQTCVAPDYLLVEESIQEQFLELLRKYIKEFNYLPDSDHYTRIINERNFDRLIKMINKDKIYFGGNWDREKLYIEPTVLTDVNWNDAVMQEEIFGPILPVISFTNYNIVLNEILEHEKPLAAYLFTNNSEEKDNFKNKLSFGGGCINDVIMHLGNDNLPFGGVGNSGIGNYHGKFGFDTFSHQKSILEKATWGEPNMKYPPYSDKKLSWIKKFM